One window from the genome of Podospora pseudocomata strain CBS 415.72m chromosome 1 map unlocalized CBS415.72m_1.2, whole genome shotgun sequence encodes:
- a CDS encoding uncharacterized protein (COG:O; EggNog:ENOG503P34E): MADQQQVILFDLPSQPPCKAWSLNPWKTRLLLNFKNIPYKTEWLEYPDIAPRLSPHLPPNEEGSAYTIPTVILPSGKYVTDSKVIAEKLQALYPTPHIDLASPYQAKIEELMPQLMKSFRPVYLPLIPKSLLNEKSRPYWYDTRGKLLGMEVDDFGRENGGEKTWGKVEPVVKAVTALMKENPNGPFFEGKQVVYADLVWGAFLIFLKRMDQGVFDEMLKRSGDKAVHEALLKGLEKWTDRDDQ; encoded by the exons ATGGCGGACCAACAACAAGTTATTCTCTTTGACcttcccagccagccccctTGCAAGGCTTGGTCATTGAACCCCTGGAAGA cccgtctcctcctcaacttcaagaACATCCCATACAAGACAGAGTGGCTCGAGTATCCCGACATCGCTCCCCGTCTCTCCCCTCA CCTGCCGCCTAACGAGGAAGGATCAGCTTACACCATCCCCAccgtcatcctcccctcGGGCAAATACGTGACCGACAGCAAGGTCATTGCTGAGAAGCTCCAGGCCCTCTACCCCACCCCGCACATCGACCTCGCCTCTCCTTACCAAGCCAAAATAGAAGAACTCATGCCGCAGCTTATGAAGAGCTTCAGGCCAGTCTACCTGCCGCTCATTCCCAAAAGCTTGTTGAACGAGAAGAGCCGGCCATATTGGTATGACACGCGAGGCAAGCTGTTGGgaatggaggtggatgatTTTGGCAGGGAGAATGGCGGGGAGAAGACATGGGGGAAGGTTGAGCCAGTTGTGAAGGCGGTCACGGCGTTGATGAAAGAGAATCCAAATGGGCCGTTTTTTGAGGGGAAACAGGTGGTGTATGCGGATCTTGTGTGGGGGGCATTTCTGATTTtcttgaagaggatggatcAGGGGGTGTTTGACGAGATGCTGAAGAGGAGTGGTGATAAGGCGGTGCACGAGGCGCTcttgaaggggttggagaagtggACTGATAGGGATGACCagtga